The genomic region TTTTATTTCCCGGAAGGTATCATCACCATATAGAGGATGAGCAAGAAGTAAAATAATGATACACCCTAAGAAGTGTAATTTGATTTTATAAACCGAAATCATTAAACATATCCTTCCTTATATCTTCCACTGAAAAACTTTTCTTATCCTTACCTTCCAGATATCCTGTTGTAATATCAAAAAAAACATTTCTACTTAGTGGGATAATAGAAGAAGCTTTCGAACTAAGAGCATAGGTTTTTATTTGTTGTGGAAAATATAGATATTCATTGCTATTCTCATGTCCTCGAGCTAGCCGAACCCAGGAAAGTATTTCACCAGTATTCCCATCAATTCCCATAATAGAATGGGACTCCTCATATCGATTACCAGGAACATACAGGTACATATAATAATAGGGATAGCGAAAGTGATTTAATTCACTCACTTCATTGATTACTTCATTACGGGGAAGATAAACCCCCTTACTTTGCCACGCGATTTCACCTTTATCCAAATTAATCACAAGATGTTTCAACCTATCATTATCTTCTGTAAAACTTTGAGAAGAAGATTCCCTAAGAACAAAAGGAACGTAAGGTGTTCTAAAATAAGGAGAGCCCCCGACGAGAGGACTACTTTTATAGTATCGAGAGATACTGGGGGTCAACCAATAATAATGAGCAGGTAAGGGAAGCTCCCATTTCTTTGCTCCTGTGTTTATATCCAGGGCTTTTAAATACATGCGGCTATCATCTACCCAAGGATATAGTAAACTTTCCTTATATAAGAATATTGATGATTCTGGTGTCACCGCTTTCTTGTGTAGAGACTCAAGTAAAGGTAGATCATATTTGGTTGATATTTGTCCAGTTCTTAAATCAAGAGCATTAAGAACAATATTTCCAGAAGTATTATTTCTTGGATAATAGTATAGATCATCCTTAAGAACACCAACATCATCTATAGAGAAGTTTAGGCAGGAGCCATCATCCTTCTTAATAGCAGTTAGTTCTATGTTTTGATCCTCCCTGCTATGAAAAACAATCCAATGATCGTTTTGAAAGGGCAATTGCTTTTCATAAAGGGATCTATCAATATCAGAGATTAAAATGCCTTGCCAAAGGATTTGTAAAGTATCAAAATCAATGGCAGTTATACAAGGATGGCCCTCTTCATTCCTGGATCGGGCGTAAATATTCTGTTTATCATGTAAAAACACCCAGGACATTGTCTTATTCCTCGGTAAGGGAATGGAAATCTTATCAATCAAATCACCAGTAGATAAATCAAACTTAAAGATTTCCATTTTGTCCTTAGGAAGCATTACACTGATTTGATTGTTCTTAATCATTACATCTCGCCGAAAAGATTTTTCATAGAGAAAACTATTGGCTAATAGAGAACCGAAACTATCAACGTTGTATTTCCATATAATGCCCTTATCTATATGGTTAAGAGCAATAAATTTTTTATCAGTTCTTCTACTCCATTCTTGGGTTACCAAGACAAGGGAACGTTCTTTATCAATGGGGATTAAGGTAGATACATAATAATTAGAATAGATAAACCCCTTATAGATGATAAAAAAAACACCTATTAGCAGTAAAGGAACAATAACATATCGGACTTTATATTTTTTCCCTTTCATAATGAACTTAACTTTAGCACACTCAAGTATTAAATACTAAGGACTACATAAAAAACTGAATTATCAGTCAATCAGGTAAAAGCCAATTCAACTGTAATTGACAAACCTTGATTCCAATCAAGAAGAACGTGTTTGGCCTCATGTTCCTGTCCGATAATGCACTCTATAGTTTTAGAGTCTTCATTAATTTGAGCAATCTGACACACAGAACCGGGACGTAAACCAGCCTCATCTAAATGACGTAGCAATAGAGGATTATCATCAGGAACGCTTGTTATCCGTAATAATTGATTTGGCTTCATTTGGAGAAGACGAATATTATGTTGAGGAGGAAGATATAAATCTTCATCGGGAATAGGGGCCCCATGAGGATCAAACTGTGGATGATCGAGAAGCTCAGCCATCTTATTGGTGAAGTGAGGCGATATAGCATGTTGAAGCCGTAGAGCTTCATCATGAACTTCATCCCAGGCAAAGCCCATGATGTCATGTAAGAATAACTCTAAAAGTCGATGATTCCTAAGAGCCTGTAAAGCTTCCCTTCTTCCTGCTGTCGTTAATATCACACCTTGGTGTTTCTGATACTCAACCAAAGGAGGATCTACTTCTGCCATCTTTTTTAACATGGAGGTGACAGAGGATTGTTTGACATTCATCTTGTCTGCAATATGCTTGGTACTCACTCTCATGATACGTCCTGAGGTTTGATCACTGAGATCAAAAATCAAAAGAAGATACTCTTCCATAGCAGAACTAATTTTTTTCTGGTCACGAACCCGGAAGTGAGGCTCTCTGTCCTCACTCCCTTCTAATATAGAAAAATCAAGGATTTCAGAACACATTAAACTATAAGTCTCCATACCTGTGCGACAACAAAGGTAACAACAAAACCCATAGCTAAAGGCAATAAAGCTGCTAATGCAGTCCACTTCTTACTCTTTGTTTCCTTGTATATTGTGTAGATCGTTGTACTACAGGGATTATGAATTAAACTAAACAACATTAAGTTTATAGCGGTTAGCAATGTCCATCCTCCTGCTTGGAACAAACTCATCATAGTATTTTGAGAATCTAATTCAAACATGACACCAGCACCAGCACCAACCCCATTAACGCCAGTGACAAGAACTGTTAACATCAATACCGTTGGGATCACAATTTCATTAGCCGGAATAGCCACAATATAAGCGAGAAGAATCACTCCATTAAGTCCAAGAACTAATCCCAGAGGATTAAGAAAATTAATCAAATGTAAAGCAATGCTTTCTCCACCAATATGAATATTAGACACCAGCCAAATAGCAGCACCCGCAGGAGCGGCAAAAACAATGGCCCTCCAAAGGACAATAATGGTTCTATCGATGATAGAAGTATATAAGGTTTGCCAAATCCGTGGTGGACGATAAGGTGGAAGCTCAAGACTAAAAGTCGATTTCTCACCTCTTAAGACTGTTTTTGAGAGAAACAGGGAAACTAAAAAAGTCAGGAAGACCCCTAAAAGAGCTACAGCAACAACAGCACCAGCAGACACAACCCCTGCCCATAAGGGAGGAACCATAGCCCCGATAAATAAGGATGCGATTAATATTTGTGTGGGCCATCGACCATTACAAAGTGCGAAGTTATTAGTAATAATAGCGATTAACCTTTCTCTTGGGCTATCAATCACTCTGGTAGCGACAACACCTGCAGCATTACAACCGAATCCCATGGTCATACTTAA from Spirochaeta cellobiosiphila DSM 17781 harbors:
- a CDS encoding PQQ-binding-like beta-propeller repeat protein, with amino-acid sequence MKGKKYKVRYVIVPLLLIGVFFIIYKGFIYSNYYVSTLIPIDKERSLVLVTQEWSRRTDKKFIALNHIDKGIIWKYNVDSFGSLLANSFLYEKSFRRDVMIKNNQISVMLPKDKMEIFKFDLSTGDLIDKISIPLPRNKTMSWVFLHDKQNIYARSRNEEGHPCITAIDFDTLQILWQGILISDIDRSLYEKQLPFQNDHWIVFHSREDQNIELTAIKKDDGSCLNFSIDDVGVLKDDLYYYPRNNTSGNIVLNALDLRTGQISTKYDLPLLESLHKKAVTPESSIFLYKESLLYPWVDDSRMYLKALDINTGAKKWELPLPAHYYWLTPSISRYYKSSPLVGGSPYFRTPYVPFVLRESSSQSFTEDNDRLKHLVINLDKGEIAWQSKGVYLPRNEVINEVSELNHFRYPYYYMYLYVPGNRYEESHSIMGIDGNTGEILSWVRLARGHENSNEYLYFPQQIKTYALSSKASSIIPLSRNVFFDITTGYLEGKDKKSFSVEDIRKDMFNDFGL
- a CDS encoding metal-dependent transcriptional regulator, with amino-acid sequence MCSEILDFSILEGSEDREPHFRVRDQKKISSAMEEYLLLIFDLSDQTSGRIMRVSTKHIADKMNVKQSSVTSMLKKMAEVDPPLVEYQKHQGVILTTAGRREALQALRNHRLLELFLHDIMGFAWDEVHDEALRLQHAISPHFTNKMAELLDHPQFDPHGAPIPDEDLYLPPQHNIRLLQMKPNQLLRITSVPDDNPLLLRHLDEAGLRPGSVCQIAQINEDSKTIECIIGQEHEAKHVLLDWNQGLSITVELAFT
- a CDS encoding nucleoside recognition domain-containing protein, which gives rise to MSSDNFQALLDKADNLRWELGNNFHEKVSEELYRNATKIADKAVTRPDEKPRFYIDRTVDKIITSRVWGFPIMILMLAAVFWLTISGANVPSGLLANLFLDKIHPALKSLAQIIGMPWWLSGFLIDGVYMATAWVISVMLPPMAIFFPLFTLLEDLGYLPRVAFNLDSMFSKAGGHGKQALSMTMGFGCNAAGVVATRVIDSPRERLIAIITNNFALCNGRWPTQILIASLFIGAMVPPLWAGVVSAGAVVAVALLGVFLTFLVSLFLSKTVLRGEKSTFSLELPPYRPPRIWQTLYTSIIDRTIIVLWRAIVFAAPAGAAIWLVSNIHIGGESIALHLINFLNPLGLVLGLNGVILLAYIVAIPANEIVIPTVLMLTVLVTGVNGVGAGAGVMFELDSQNTMMSLFQAGGWTLLTAINLMLFSLIHNPCSTTIYTIYKETKSKKWTALAALLPLAMGFVVTFVVAQVWRLIV